The following proteins are co-located in the Trichomycterus rosablanca isolate fTriRos1 chromosome 14, fTriRos1.hap1, whole genome shotgun sequence genome:
- the LOC134326301 gene encoding serine/threonine-protein kinase pim-3-like has translation MEDVKRRRRPTRTRTALRADTPLESCCEREAAVRSTKASVAIKYVVKDEHLRFTRIPGETELLPVEVALMRMVSRPPASPYMLKLLEWFDTPERCILILERPVPCVDLYQLMRKTGRLRMWFARHVMRQVVQATLHCRDRGVLHRDIKRQNVLLNTETLEVKLIDFGCGDLLKDTPYYTYSGTWEYSPPEWITKQKYYGCPATVWSLGVLLFVLVCGRLPFRSRKEITKGHLVFKPGVSHGEVSLSRSES, from the exons ATGGAGGACGTGAAGAGGAGAAGACGACCGACACGAACCCGGACAGCTTTGAGAGCTGATACACCGTTGGAGAGCTGCTGCGAAAGGGAGGCTGCGGTTCGGTCTACGAAGGCGTCC GTTGCCATCAAATACGTGGTGAAGGATGAGCACCTCAGATTTACCAGGATT CCGGGCGAGACAGAGTTGCTCCCCGTCGAGGTGGCCCTGATGCGCATGGTGTCCAGGCCGCCCGCCAGCCCGTACATGCTGAAGCTCCTGGAGTGGTTCGACACGCCCGAGCGCTGCATCCTGATCCTGGAGCGGCCCGTCCCCTGCGTAGACCTCTACCAGCTGATGCGCAAGACGGGCAGGCTGAGGATGTGGTTCGCTCGGCACGTAATGCGGCAGGTTGTCCAGGCGACGCTCCACTGCCGCGACCGCGGGGTCTTGCACAGGGACATTAAGCGCCAGAATGTCCTTCTGAACACAGAGACGCTGGAGGTGAAGCTGATCGACTTCGGATGCGGCGACCTGTTGAAGGACACTCCGTACTACACGTATTCAG GCACGTGGGAATACTCGCCACCCGAGTGGATAACCAAGCAGAAGTACTATGGCTGCCCTGCGACCGTCTGGAGTCTGGGCGTACTGCTGTTCGTCTTGGTTTGTGGACGCCTGCCATTTCGGTCTAGGAAGGAGATCACCAAAGGGCATCTAGTGTTCAAACCTGGTGTGTCTCATG gtgaagtgagtcTATCAAGGAGCGAATCGTGA